The following are encoded in a window of Apis mellifera strain DH4 linkage group LG10, Amel_HAv3.1, whole genome shotgun sequence genomic DNA:
- the LOC409427 gene encoding ancient ubiquitous protein 1 isoform X1 codes for MSQIDIQDLFDKSRFPSGWRLIFIFLYTPVGILLVLLRLLIALQLWLVAILLPDCNILRTFLSHGFSFAFGILVKIPEGEVKDKQSRIIISNNVSVLDHFALYKATQALTPTMWEIPTAMNNALGLQVMDMSSKEALIANMKQFLSISNCSIAIQPEFGITNSRVALLKFNSWPFTIKASVQPVAIKAWRPEFTSIHLTSLTSRWWIDVFWFMFVPYTVFTFKYLKIKQNPDCEVLVREVEKDIATSLGLQTSSHTVSDKIEFEKRYILERTQSRRFDRNSPNSQVIHSIEIQRMVRQVSEVLPLVPHNVILKDLLKTRNVDITIANILDGIVTYTPDSSQTIMRSAPLNQLQKSTVKDNSNLGSSSFQERKAKMIREARERYIQKHGLKNC; via the exons ATGTCACAAATTGATATTCaggatttatttgataaaagcaG atTTCCCAGTGGTTGGCggctaatatttatatttttatatactccAGTGGGTATTTTACTTGTATTACTACGGTTATTAATTGCTTTACAACTTTGGCTTGTTGCAATATTATTACCTGATTGCAATATTCTTCGAACATTCTTAAGTCATGGATTTAGTTTTGCCTTTGGTATCTTGGTGAAGATTCCTGAAGGTGAAGTAAAAGATAAACaatcaagaattataattagtaataatgTTTCTGTCTTGGATCATTTTGCTTTGTATAAAGCTACACAAGCATTAACTCCTACTATGTGGGAGATACCTACTGCCATGAATAATGCACTAGGTTTACAAGTGATGGATATGAGTAGCAAAGAAGCTCTAATTGCCAAtatgaaacaatttctttctatatcaAATTGCAGCATTGCAATTCAACCTGAATTTGGTATAACCAATAGTCGTGTagctttgttaaaatttaattcttggcCATTTACTATAAAAGCATCTGTTCAACCAGTTGCAATTAAAGCATGGAGACCAGAATTTACATCCATCCATCTTACTTCATTAACATCTAGATGGTGGATAGATGTATTTTGGTTTATGTTTGTTCCTTATACAGTCTTCACATTTAAGTACCTGAAAATCAAGCAAAATCCAGATTGTGAAGTATTAGTACGAGAAGtagaaaaagatatagcaaCTAGTCTTGGACTTCAAACAAGTTCTCATACTGTAtcagataaaatagaatttgaaaagCGCTATATTCTGGAAAGAACACAAAGTAGAAGATTTGATAGAAATTCTCCAAATTCACAAGTTATACATAGTATTGAAATACAAAGAATGGTTCGACAAGTCAGTGAAGTGCTTCCATTAGTCCCTCATAATGTGATTTTAAAAGATCttt tgaaAACACGCAATGTTGATATTACAATTGCCAATATATTGGATGGCATAGTTACTTATACTCCAGATTCATCTCAAACTATTATGCGATCAGCACCATTAAATCAATTGCAAAAAAGCACAGTTAAAGATAACAGTAATTTAGGATCTTCTTCCTTTCAGGAAAGAAAAGCTAAAATGATAAGAGAAGCTAGGGAAAGGTATATTCAAAAACATGGACTTAAAAATTGCTGA
- the LOC412306 gene encoding TBC1 domain family member 14: MKNPISNHLNGNNHHSISSQNVSPCIVSRYGNMSNNYQVLKVAGRDSNCYIANNIVPKIGKQQLVSLNGSSISCNSVNINEALACDVASIPAVKTKALCVHIRENKWYDAGNVVSVGVAGTSLNHALESMSLAYNPTTKQIYSLEESNESQLDYKSQYLDSSCDYKEDSLNDNFKVDEDKYIRLESGSANSSPRNSLPRSCSSTVSSLSEVSPSGSFLGSDDQQVIERTEKSKRWGLNTLFSKNVFSWKNKDSQQSTPTSSPSRNIDKIGGSLALIQQPRPANLPAKNAIEEERHRKQYSAILEAARKRELREEKERKHQRELQLKEEERLAEDSHTWNVHILSKFENVKNTKKVRELWWRGLPPSVRGKVWKLAIPNNLNITTHLYNICLERAISSPISETLAAIKLDVFRTFPTLCVFQEGGPLSNSLQGILAAYAVYRPDVGYVQGMSFVGAVLSLNMEAPDAFTCFANLLNHPCHRAAFTLNQKQMDIYYKVYSSALAHKLPKIFSHFTVAGLSPDLYLLDWLYTIYAKAMPLDVACRIWDVFLRDGDEFLFRTALGVLHLYQEELLKMDFVHGAQFLTRLPETLQAEALFNSISQMSTTVGTTTFQQMLVQFSSL; encoded by the coding sequence ATGAAGAATCCTATATCTAACcatttaaatggaaataatcATCATTCTATTTCATCGCAAAATGTATCTCCATGTATTGTGTCTCGTTATGGAAATATGTCTAATAATTATCAAGTATTAAAAGTTGCTGGACGAGATTCTAATTGCTATATTGCAAATAACATTGTTCCAAAAATTGGTAAACAACAATTAGTATCATTGAATGGAAGTTCTATATCCTGCAATAGTGTGAATATCAATGAAGCTTTGGCATGTGATGTAGCTTCAATACCTGCTGTAAAAACTAAAGCATTATGTGTCCatattcgagaaaataaatgGTATGATGCTGGCAATGTAGTATCTGTAGGTGTTGCTGGAACTAGTTTAAATCATGCATTGGAAAGTATGTCTTTAGCTTATAATCCCActacaaaacaaatatattctttggAAGAATCTAATGAATCACAATTGGATTATAAATCTCAATATTTAGATTCTTCTTGTGATTATAAAGAAGATTCTTTAAATGATAACTTTAAAGTTGATGAAGATAAATACATAAGATTGGAAAGTGGTAGTGCAAACAGTAGTCCAAGAAATAGTTTGCCACGTTCTTGTAGTAGTACAGTGTCTTCCCTTAGTGAAGTTTCTCCTTCTGGAAGTTTTTTAGGTTCTGATGATCAACAAGTTATAGAAAGGACTGAGAAATCTAAGCGTTGGGGATTAAAtactcttttttcaaaaaatgtattttcatggaaaaataaagattctcAACAATCTACACCTACTAGTAGTCCATCAAGAAACATAGATAAAATAGGCGGAAGTTTAGCTTTAATTCAACAACCAAGACCTGCTAATCTACCAGCTAAAAATGCAATTGAAGAGGAACGTCATCGTAAACAATATAGTGCTATTTTAGAAGCAGCAAGAAAACGCGAAttacgagaagaaaaagaacgtaAGCATCAAAGAGAATTGCAacttaaagaagaagaaagattagCAGAAGATTCTCATACTTGGAATGTAcatattctttctaaatttgaaaatgttaaaaatacaaaaaaagtaCGTGAATTGTGGTGGCGTGGTCTTCCACCTAGTGTCCGTGGTAAAGTGTGGAAATTAgcaattccaaataatttaaatataacaacacatctttataatatatgtttggAAAGAGCAATATCAAGTCCTATAAGTGAAACATTAGCTGCAATTAAATTAGATGTATTTCGTACTTTTCCTACTTTATGTGTCTTTCAAGAAGGTGGACCACTATCTAATAGTCTTCAAGGTATTTTAGCAGCGTATGCTGTTTATAGACCTGATGTAGGTTATGTACAAGGTATGAGTTTTGTGGGAGcagtattatcattaaatatggAAGCTCCAGATGCCTTTACTTGCTTTGCTAATTTATTGAATCATCCTTGTCATAGAGCTGCTTTTACATTAAACCAGAAACAaatggatatttattataaagtatattctAGTGCACTTGCACATAAAttaccaaaaattttttctcattttacaGTAGCTGGTCTTAGtccagatttatatttattagattggtTGTATACTATATATGCTAAGGCAATGCCTCTGGATGTGGCATGTAGAATCTGGGATGTTTTTCTTAGAGATGGAGATGAGTTTCTTTTTAGAACAGCACTTGGTGTATTACATCTATatcaagaagaattattaaaaatggattttgTGCATGGAGCACAATTTCTTACAAGGTTGCCAGAAACTTTACAAGCAGAAGCTTTATTCAACAGTATTAGTCAAATGTCTACAACTGTTGGAACAACAACGTTCCAACAAATGTTAgttcaattttcttcattataa